One segment of Rhodospirillaceae bacterium DNA contains the following:
- a CDS encoding DNA polymerase III subunit beta encodes TFKFNRVNLITKLIDGSFPDYKRVIPEDTTINITIKAETLRPALQRVSILANEKFKGVRIDIEDNKLTVSSENPEQEKGNETLDIDSTNKTLSVGFNVSYLIDAIAACDGELVNLGLNDENSSALITDPTDPESKFVVMPMRL; translated from the coding sequence ACGTTTAAGTTTAATCGGGTTAACCTAATAACCAAGCTTATAGATGGCAGCTTTCCCGACTACAAAAGGGTTATTCCTGAAGACACCACAATCAACATTACCATTAAAGCAGAAACCCTAAGACCAGCATTACAGAGGGTTTCAATATTGGCTAATGAAAAGTTTAAGGGGGTTAGGATTGACATCGAAGACAATAAGCTGACCGTATCATCTGAAAACCCCGAACAAGAAAAGGGTAACGAAACTCTAGACATAGACAGCACCAATAAAACATTATCAGTGGGCTTTAACGTTTCCTACCTCATAGATGCTATCGCTGCTTGTGATGGTGAGCTTGTTAATTTAGGGCTCAACGATGAAAACAGTAGCGCGCTAATCACTGATCCCACTGACCCAGAATCAAAATTTGTCGTAATGCCAATGAGGCTCTAG